The proteins below are encoded in one region of Podarcis raffonei isolate rPodRaf1 chromosome 8, rPodRaf1.pri, whole genome shotgun sequence:
- the FAM98C gene encoding protein FAM98C, which yields MEGDAARGCLSMDGFARVAEAGVSSPEFTALCSWLVSELRSLCPLEEDVNPTRGPGDAETFQIEVSGLLGELHCPYSSLTSGDVTARLSTPDRCLQLLYFLSSELLAARLLARKTLRSPPEKEDPAGEAVKELQLICQALGMPDLDLGCPVHQAMADIEAKISEVLSSLPPEHQQMAPLLKATLTSEEWGALEGIRDLLCTEYQCRQRMMATRLDVTVESFHWSERAKDRSGAMSEAFKPLRQSLLEESQVTVPHLLAAREDFSRIVKTSSGASRDKTSCAVNKVLMVGDVPDRGGRPNEIEPPMPTWEKRREGGGGHQRWGKRSKKKKK from the exons ATGGAAGGAGACGCGGCCCGAGG GTGCCTGTCGATGGATGGCTTTGCTCGGGTAGCTGAAGCCGGCGTCTCCAGCCCCGAGTTCACAGCTCTTTGCTCTTGGCTGGTTTCCGAGCTCCGCAGCCTTTGCCCTCTCGAAGAGGACGTGAATCCCACTCGTG GTCCTGGGGATGCCGAGACCTTTCAGATCGAAGTGAGCGGCCTCCTTGGGGAGCTGCATTGTCCCTACTCCTCACTGACTTCGGGGGACGTCACAGCCAGGCTTAGCACCCCGGACAGGTGCCTCCAGCTCCTGT ATTTTTTGAGCTCAGAGCTCCTGGCCGCCCGGCTGCTGGCTCGGAAGACGCTCCGTTCGCCACCGGAAAAAGAAGACCCAGCTGGCGAAGCGGTGAAGGAGCTCCAACTCATCTGCCAAGCCCTGGGAATGCCGGACCTGGATCTAGGCTGCCCAGTCCATCAAGCCATGGCTGACATAGAAGCCAAG ATTTCGGAGGTGCTTTCTTCACTACCCCCTGAACACCAGCAGATGGCGCCGCTCCTAAAGGCCACACTGACCTCCGAGGAATGG GGGGCGCTGGAGGGCATACGGGATTTGCTGTGCACGGAGTATCAGTGCCGCCAACGCATGATGGCCACTCGTCTCGACGTCACCGTAGAGTCCTTCCATTGGTCCGAGAGGGCAAAG GACCGCAGCGGAGCTATGTCAGAGGCCTTCAAACCCTTGCGGCAATCTTTGCTGGAGGAGTCCCAAGTCACCGTTCCTCACCTGCTGGCTGCGCGGGAGGACTTCTCACGCATCGTGAAGACCAGCAGCGGAGCTTCGCGGGACAAGACAAGCTGTGCCGTCAACAAG GTGCTGATGGTTGGTGACGTCCCGGATCGCGGTGGGCGTCCGAATGAGATCGAACCCCCCATGCCCACGTGGGAGAAGAGACGAGAAGGAGGCGGCGGCCACCAGCGATGGGGCAAGcggagcaagaagaagaaaaaatag
- the SPRED3 gene encoding sprouty-related, EVH1 domain-containing protein 3, with product MVRVRAVVMTRDDSSGGWVPMGGGGLSHVTICKVRRPEEGRHRQYLISGERLRDQTTILECALKRDLVYNKVNPIFHHWKVGDNKFGLTFQSPADAVAFERGVQAALEEIAEGSLSPSSTSSSQDDADGTDEALAVHTDSESSSNSRKEMLPKPITIVTSESSSSCYLRSPVSEEFSFSTAQGATSSGPVQPQTLQQLMLPDEEELESITPCKELWVTKGYEDYRRAVVQKRQMDPDKIDMCVHFEKGGGGGGGKSPREKEYCLPPGAEGRLKDPKASPSCHIHGASSPPRHKPLKEQQQQQAPPGAPGVEEDTVPSRCVYCRDVFNHEENGRGQCQDAPDPIGRCVYQFTCMWCAESMLYHCMSDSEGEYSDPCSCDTGHPHFCIRWMALVTLSLVVPCMCCYLPLHACHTCGEHCGCCGGRHKAVR from the exons ATGGTTCGGGTGCGGGCTGTGGTGATGACCCGAGACGACTCAAGCGGGGGTTGGGTGCCCATGGGCGGCGGCGGCCTGAGCCACGTCACCATCTGCAAAGTCCGGCGCCCAGAGGAAGGGCGGCATCGCCAGTACCTGATCAGCGGGGAGCGCCTGCGGGACCAAACG ACCATCTTGGAGTGTGCTCTGAAGAGGGACCTCGTCTACAACAAGGTGAACCCCATTTTCCACCACTGGAAAGTCGGAGACAACAAGTTTGGCCTCACTTTCCAGAGCCCTGCCGACGCCGTGGCCTTCGAGAGAGGGGTGCAAGCTGCCCTGGAGGAGATTGCTGAAG GTTCCCTCTCGCCTTCCTCTACCTCCTCCTCTCAGGACGACGCCGACGGGACAGACGAAGCTCTTGCC gTCCACACGGACAGCGAGTCCTCGTCGAACAGCCGCAAGGAAATGCTACCCAAACCCATCACCATTGTCACCAGTGAGTCTTCCTCCAGCTGCTACTTGCGGTCCCCGGTCTCTGAAGAGTTCTCCTTCAGCACGGCGCAGGGAGCAACGTCGAGCGGGCCG GTGCAACCCCAGACCTTGCAGCAGCTGATGCTCCCCGACGAAGAGGAGCTGGAGAGCATCACCCCTTGCAAAGAGCTCTGGGTAACCAAAGGCTACGAGGACTACCGCCGGGCAGTGGTTCAGAAGCGGCAGATGGACCCGGACAAAATCGACATGTGCGTCCACTTCGAgaagggaggcggcggcggcggcggcaagtcTCCGCGGGAGAAAGAGTACTGCTTGCCCCCCGGGGCCGAAGGACGGCTCAAGGACCCCAAGGCCTCTCCGTCCTGCCACATCCACGGCGCCTCCTCGCCGCCGCGGCACAAgcccctgaaggagcagcagcagcagcaggcacccCCGGGCGCGCCGGGCGTGGAGGAGGACACGGTGCCCTCCCGCTGCGTCTACTGCCGGGACGTCTTTAACCACGAGGAGAACGGGCGCGGGCAGTGCCAGGATGCCCCCGACCCCATCGGCCGCTGCGTCTACCAGTTCACCTGCATGTGGTGTGCGGAGAGCATGCTCTACCACTGCATGTCGGACTCCGAAGGAGAGTACTCGGACCCCTGCTCCTGCGACACCGGGCACCCACACTTCTGCATCCGCTGGATGGCCCTCGTCACCCTCTCCCTCGTCGTCCCCTGCATGTGCTGCTACCTGCCCCTCCACGCCTGCCACACGTGCGGCGAGCACTGCGGCTGCTGCGGTGGCAGGCACAAAGCGGTGCGGTGA